ATTTATCCAGCAGAGTGTCAGGCCCTGAACGTACTCTGCGCTCTGTAGAAGACCTCGATAGACGGGACCGTGTTGCCTTTCTTGCCTCTTTCCATTTCCACTGTGCTGCATTAGCCCTGGTGGGCAGCATTCATTATCTGGGCCCGTAGTCGTAGTTAGAGGGGCCACTGGTGGCTGAGTACATGTTAGCTGTCGCTGGGTTCATGTGGTGATGGTACGTGTGTCCCCTGATACTGGGTAAAGGGTAGGGTGATGGCCTGGTCTTTGCCCCTAAATAGTGTTCATAGGTGGTGGGGTACTTGTAAGGGTGATGATGCAGGGTGTCCGGGGGTAGAGGATGGGGTTCTGGCCGTAGATCGTGGGGAGGGCTGGGTCGGCCACTAGTGAGCGGAACAGCATGGAGCCCCCCTGGGACGGGCAGGGCAGGGCTTAGAACCCGAGACATCAGCTGGTGAGCTGGGTCCGCATGTATAGGTGTGCTGTTGGGGTCTCTTTCATATTCCCGCCTACTGTCATCTGTGTAGAAGAGACATGTGACAGTTAGAAACGGTCAGTATGTGAATGATTTGTACAACCAGCAGGGTGTGTATAACTTTAGTAGGTTATGAGCAGTGTTTTTTACAGAAGCCAGTGGTTTTTGGGATAAGCTGGTAAGTAGTTGGATAAGTTCCTGTGTACCTTCATATATGATAAAATGTCACTTCACAAATTTAATTCCTCCAAAACAAACTTCCCACAAATCTGTCCTCATGCATAAAATGTTAAAGGACTGTAGAACATGTGCAATTTAAATTGAAACTTCCCAACAGACAACAGAATTAAAAAGATTTATCAGGGGAATCTGACAATTAAGACAGTCaactttaataattaattgactaaaacagttttgaattaacaaataaataattgtaatgccaagaaaaactaatttccaTTGCAAGTTTGGTAGTCTTATGAAGCTGTGCAGAGCCTCTATTGGCATTGCATCATTGGCTGATATTTTGGCCACTGCCTTTATAGGACAAGAAAGAGAATATTGGTAAAATGTgccaacaaataataataaaaaaaaagatcctaaAGGCTGAATAACTTATCTTGACTGCATTTCATCTTTGATAGCAGGCAagagttttaaaatgaaacaaagagcTGCAGACCTTTCTCTGAGCCGTTCTGCTGAGGGGGAGATGACATTGGGTTTCTTGTTCTGGCAAAGGCACTCATTATTGGCAGAGAGCCTGGCCTGTGATTCCTGGGCCTGGAGAAGGGAGAATGGATACAGTTACCCACTCACTTAATGAATGTCCAGGGCACAATTTCTTTATTATATGTTATAATGATGAATGCAATCTAAGAGTTTACACTGATGCATGAAATGAGCATTTACACATTGACATACCACCAAtttacaaagaaagaaatgtgactCGGATCACTCAGATGAAATGACTCAGATTGGTCTGTCtataaaatcaaaaaattaCATAGttcaatgtaaatgttttggttaatgttaggaaaagaaaagaagcctTTGGATGCCTGAGCACACCACATGGGTGGGGTTTACTCCATTGTTACAATTACAAGAGTGTCTTGTAATTTGTCAGTGACAGAAAAGCACAGTCAATTGACTTTTAAACAATATCGAGTGATTTTTAACCTGTGTGGCACTCATCTGACAACTGagtgagataaaacaaaaactaaaactatctTGAATATGCCCTCTAGCTGGATGGCTCATTCTTACGCCATGTGGAAACATGCCAATAAGACTATTATTTGGGTGTAAATGCTCACCAGTCCTCTGGGTCACAGTCCCTGAATCCCTTTGCAAAGGGATTGCTGGCTATCTTCAGCTGTGTAATCTGAAATCCAGAGTACAAGGTCAAATAAACGAGTGTTGCACATAATAGCCacttttatttgtcttattgTTAATTACACAGGACAGCAGAATCAAAATCTTGAGTCGGAAAATAGCTATTAAAATCTTAGCACACCACTGCCTCAAAGAGTCTACAGCATCGAATCCATTCGATGTTATTTAAAACCAAGTGAATTTACAGTTAAGCGGAGctcatattatttatttctcgTCTCTACGGCTGCaggattttttaatttatttgacacaaacacatcacagcCCCAAACACAAACGATTTATGATCATAACTTATACGTTATGGtaatttatatgtttttcatagttttattcataattttaCTGCTCGTTTGTATCACTTTGTGTTTGGCGACAACGAGTTATCGGCGTGTTgtagaaaaacaattaacacaaaAAGAATATTTGTGGCAATATCAACCAGGAAAATTACAGTTTACTTCTCCGTAGCCTGGTAACGGGACAATCACTtctacacattttaaacatttctaaactaCTGAGCTGAATGTATTCTTGGGGATCCTCTCGTATGGCAGTCGCTCTGAATAACTGATGAGTGCACTGATTTGTGAGTCTAAACAGACGCAGAGACTGGCGGACAAAAGAGCAGGGAGGACGCACAAATGTTTGTACGTATAGATGCGCAAAAGGTTGCCATGAGAGCAAATACGATTTAGGATaaagaaaaaggtttatttCGTCCACGTGTGCCCAAATTCGTGAAGGATAAACTActactttttatcttttaaagtaatgtttttttaatcatctttcAAAACCAGCAGTGTATTAAATTTTACCTCGCAGTTTACCCTGTGCTAATCATTTATGATGACCCACCTCTTCACTTTTGCCAAATCTTTTATTAAATCGTCTATGCAGTTTTAATAGGGTATATCGGGACATGGTGCCATTATATCTATACCTGTGAATGTCACACGTttacccccccccaaaaaaagctGCTTACCCGGTGGTTCTGATACGCCGTGACCGCTGTGAAGCGGGTTTCCTCAAAAACAAAGGTTTTGTAATTCTCCTCTGCATATTTCTCGCTGTCCTTGCGGGGATCCACATAAACCACATGAAACCTAGGCTGGTAGCGATGCATGGAGTTCAGAATGATCTGGAAAAGACAAAGGATATATCAGCACAGAATAAGATTTCAGTACAGCCCTGTAATTCGGTATATTAGGCGGATCCTATTGTTTTATGATGTAATCATAGACTAAATTATGGTTAGACCGTGTTCTCTAAAATGTGGTGTGGGTGGGTGAAATCGTGTTAATGGCTTCGTTAAATGCTATGACATGCAGAAACAAAGCAACGCTTTTATTCGTGCACACGTCTAATTAGAGCCAtgttaaaaattacatttattaggATTAGATGATAAAAAAGACAACCtgacattaattattattattaacgaTTTGAAATATTGCAACCACGTCTCTATATTTTTCCGACTTTAGAACTATTGCAatgacacacacaagaaaacGTCGGGAAAAGCTGAGATTTTCAGAGGTGAAATATTCCATTCTTCTGCCGTCATTTTTAAAACGAATCCTGATCTACATAACCATTATTGGGGAATTGACTGTAGACTTTCGCAAAGCCTGATTATTAGTcgaaatattgatttttaacTGGTAAAACACTTCCTTATTAAGACTTTTATGACTAAATGgtgagtttatattttttagccTACGTTGACCAGTTTGTGGTGTCGGTAAATATTATACTGTTATTAGTGTAATAAATAATGTTGGTCTTTTCGCTAAATTAATTTGTACATTTCGGGCGATCACATGTTTATTTCAGGCGTGTACTTACATGTCCGTTGTCGTCCAGCAGATTGTTAGTAAGCTTAAGTTTatcaaaagacacaatctgcTTCATCCACTGGGCGCCTTTGGCCGGAGAGTCCGGGTGGTAGTGGACTCTGCCCGGTGTGGCGGGGTCAGCTTTGCCCGCCACCAGCCACGACGAGCTGTGGAAAGCATACCTGTAAGATATAGAAAAGTTAGACACGAGGTGCCGTTCGTTCTAACTATCCACGCAAAAATAAATTCCATGCATGTGTTGACATGTATGGAGACGCATACTGAGGTTATAAAAAATTGCAGGTTATTCTACGCCTTATACGGGAAAATATGTGTCAGAACATAGTCACCAAGCTAATACGGGCACAAATTGGTTAATTATGGAATAATTTATAAATGTCGCCATTTAAACATATAATAAGGTATGGAAGAGCATATtcgtgtatttatttatttaatgtatctATTTAGTGTGCTTGGATAATAACATGCCGCAAGATTCTGCTTACGCAGCACAAAACCTTCGAAGTAGTGcaaaactttgtattttttcagcGACAGACGGGGCCTTCAGTTGTCCAAAGACATCCAAAAAACATACCTGTAACGTTTGTCGTCTACAGGCAGGAAGTCCATCAGCAGCATGTAGTCTGCCATGGGATCCATCCCAAATATTTTCACTTGGAAAGTTGGAAACATTCTCctggcaaaggaaaaaaaaaattggcacgACTGTTAAATCTAGATTTTAAatggctgctgttgctgcttgCATGggtgcatgttttgtttttatgtcctaCTTTAAACCGAATCCTATGTGTGGACGCTGTTATTCAACTGTTAACATTATTTGCAATTCGTTAGATGAGCCAAGAGATGATTTTTGCCAAACGTATTTTGCAAAAGGCAGCGTGTTTGCAGTGAGACATGCAGCTCCAGGCCTACAAAGCTTATTTGGCCAGAGCTGAAGGCTACAAGAAAACAGAAGCTTCAAACCCTTAGAAATGACGTGATTTGGTCCGTGCCTAACCAGATAAAAATCTGATATGAATGGagctttgttttttcccctgtCTTTTTTGGCTGTTAGCGCCACTTTTGCAACGTCTGACAAGACTCACTAACttattttctgctctttctagGATTTGCAGACATAAAGACCTACACATTGACTTTATTTGTGTAGGCATCCCTTTTCTTTATCAATTAAGCTTAAGatatctgaataaaaaaaataaagtttacaaTTTTTTTGATGCTGTATGCTTTGTGTGCTCATATGTTAACTTTAGGATATAAATGTATGTACTTGCCCCTATATTTTTAGGTTTGCATAAtactgcctttttttattttaaatttattaattaatttactttttggTCTCTGGTGCAGAGGCtctgtcgttttttttttttttaccctattTAGGTTGGGTTACTATGCAAGGCAGATCTATATCCTCCTAGAACATCAACTGAAAGTTGAGTAATCCACCGAGTCAGTGAAAGGGATCCTAAAATCAACGCTCAATTAACGTCAGTGTTGTGGCTAGGTGAGGCTGAAGGAGCTTTTAAAGTGCTCTGCTGCAGATCTCCTTTCTCCTGTCAGACAGCACGGAGTGGGAAAACTCAGACCTCACTTTCACGATTAAATCAATTATCTCATGCCTCTTTATATCATTAATATAATACAGAAAGAATACATGCCAGATTTAGTTGTGTATTGGTTGATAATAGGATTAGTGTAACATTTCATGTGCTATTcaaggggtcaaaggtcattgtTCATAACTTTGCACTTGGTTTAGATTGCAAGGGagcaatacaataaataaacgTATATTCTGCAATATAAAAGTCTGTTTAATGTATCTACATTTTAGAAATTGAAAGCCAATCTCGACAAATCAATTTTATATAATcgaattttgtttttaattaactatGTTAGTGCAAGTTTTGTaaccaaaaattatttttgtgtgtgactgaaGAAGGAAGAGAGTGAAACAAACGGACacgtgtaaaataaaatatggactAAAGGTGAACGCATCGAGGCGTGAATAAAAACAATCTCTAAACTCCAAGACTGTAATGAGCAAGTTTCGAGCTGATCGTTGCTCACACATGCGAAGACTCATAGGCCGAGCCTGTAATGTTCGTGTATCAGCGGTGCAAAATTTCCGGCTGACAGtgaagaaaacaagcagaagaGTAACATATATGTTTATTGGATTAATAAaacgcagcagcagcagcattcgAGTTTCACGGTGTTtacagctgacacacacacattcatcgTCTTTACAGCTTCTCCGGCTGCAGAAGAACTGATCACCTACATAgctataaacaaaataatttgttgtgtttttaaaagcgAACTGGCCTGATGCGCCGACAAAGACTGAGATTATTAGTCATTGACTTCCTCCGACTCGTTAACAAGCATGAAGATATTAATATTCAGTATAAGAAAGATATCGATTTCTGTCAGATTTTCTATAACAGTATAGACCCACTGACGCATATGGCCCATATGGTTTAATGGTAAAAAGGGTAAATAGTAAAATGGTTTCTATTTGCAGTGGCAGTATATAGCGTTTTATATTTGATCGAATTATATACCCAGCACATATGatgcttaaaaatgaaaattaagttgaaaatgcaaaatacaacCCCAAGTCCTTCTATAACATGGATTTTGAGCAACGAAGTAATTTCTCAGCCTCTGATCTGTGAATGTGTGCTCACCTGCCGGCCTTGGTGACGATCATCTCCGTGCCCAGCTGATTAAATTCATCCCACAGAGCTTTCATCTCCAGCTGGACGTTAATGTTGGCGACTTTAGGATTCTTCTTCACAATAGTTTTGCTGTTCGGTGTAGAGTTGGAGGACGACGAGGAGCAGTTGGGAGTCCCGTTGTCGTTCGGTGGGGCCTGGCCCGGGTTAGACCCCGGATAGTTGTAGTTGTGCTGGGCGGCCGGGCAAGGCTCAAAGTGGGACTCATGTTGGCTGTAGGGGTCCCCGGGGGACGGAGAAAGGTGGTAGCCCCCCGGCGTGTTGAGGCTGCTCAGGCTGCTCGTCGTGAAGGCTGCAACATCGCAAAAATGGGACAGCTGCGTCAGCCACGGACTGGAAATGGCTGAAATCATCCCAAAAAACTAGATTTACTAAATATGCCTTGCACTGAGCTGGTTATAACACAGATAGTAAAAACAGAAGCAGGAGTGAGCAATATCCAAATGAAGATGTCAGGCACCAATGCACCCCTTTCGGTTTAAAAGTTTCCGTCTCGGATTCTTGTTAATCTCTGAGGTTGCATCCACTGGCAGCATGTTACGCTTTTTCTGATCTAAAATAGTAAAAGCCCGAATAATGCAGAAATGTCTCCAACATCTGTAGCGGTCGTGTAAAATCTCCGAACTGAGGACTGAAAGGAGCTTAGAGTGCGTGGGAGTTGGATTTAGCTCACGCTCTGAACGGCCCCTGTCGTgcgctgctgctgtgtgttacacTCCAACCCCGTCTCCCTCTCTTATCTGGCGCAGAGGGCCTCCCCTTTGCGATAAAACCGGTTCTTATTTCTATTTAGATAAGGAACTGCAGGTAATGTGCCTTTTCCTCGCCTTGGGACGAGACTGATTGACATAGAAGTGCGCCCCTTTTAATGGGCTTTCCGGCACCCATTTAAGTGTTGGATAAGGGCATCGCCCACATCACCCCCGTTAACAAAGAATAGGATCTGATCGGAACAGTGGAGTGTGAACGGTTTACAAGGTAAACAAACATTGATTTGcatgaacaaacaaacaggcagCAGGTGACTGTTGCATTCTTGTTATTGAGCAAATACGTATATGGAATGGACATAACCCGCTCTTGGCTGGATAATGATCTGGTTATTATGGTCTGTTTTCACAATTATGCACAGGGTACCCGTGTAAACCCTCCTCCTCTTGGCTTCATTTTCAATATGTGTGATCCTGTCCACGAATTTAAGCTCACTCTTCGGTACAATGCGTTAGTTTTGGGGaatgagaaactttttttttcccggTCTGGCTGCTTTGTCTGCAGACTTTTCCTCCCTGATGGCGATTACCTGTACTCAATcggcattattttttttacaggggACCAACTGTGCCAGAActtattaaatttaattcaaGCATGTATAAAACAATGCACGTATCTGTTATGCGCAATGCACCCAATTGTGCTCGTTTAACCGAATAGCCGAGCACAAATAAGGGAGATATGTCATTTCGGGTGAGATGTAAACATGCTGCAGTAGCTCTATCGGCATCAACAAACTGATTTACCTTCCATTTCCCGGGTGACTGTGCTGTAGTGCATTTTAAAGGAACTGTGGTTTTGCAGGTCTGGCTTGTCCAGGCCGGTGCTCTGTTTCTCAAACGCTGCGTTTCCTGCTTGCTCTGCAGCCGAAATCAGAGAGGCAATACTGAAAGCATTTGCCTTTGGAGAGAGGGGACCGCCGTCGTCCATAGGCAAGGGATCGAGTCGGGAAAAGCcgtccctcctcctcctcctccgcttTCCAACCGCGCAGAAAGCAGGAGAAGGCTGTGCACAATGGAGAGGAACATGCGCCAAGTGAGGTTTTCACGTTCCTCCACCGGCGATCGATGGGTGCGAGAGTGGGGAGTAAACTGTACTTCCACGACTACTGCGAAGACGAGAGTAGCTCCTCGGTGCTCAGATTCATTTAATCAACTATTAAACACTTTCTGGCGTCAAACATAGTTCATCGCAATGAAGAGCGTGAGCTTCCCCGGTTTCTCCTCCAGTCGGTGTCGGGGTGGTGTCATCTGAGTCCTGCCTTGAGGAGAAGCTACTACTGCTACGAGAATGTCAAAAGTGAGCTAGATCCACGCCTCCCCTGCACcactaggaaaaaaaaatgtctgcgCTTTGGACtggatgttttatttcaataagACCTTGTCAGTCATTTGAATCAACTCCAACGTCACTTCAATGTCCGGATTCAAAGTGAGCCACTTTTCCAGTAAATTACAGGACCATAtatatgtttccatttttttagcTTTCCAGGCCCAGGTGGAGCTGCTCCTGCCCTGAGGTTGTCTGAAACACCAGAGACTTCACTGCAAAAATGATTGCTTTAAGCcacaatttagaaaaaatgaCTTTGCTTAACCAAAGTTGCAAAACATACATGAATACTTTTCTCATCATTTGAGATGCTTTGAGTGAAATGAgtcacacacaagtacacacacaaacaatgttattattattatttttaaattcaacgaGAAAATGATCAttaagaaacacagaaatagaaataagTTAGACTTGCAAGgtatttctttcagtttttacacAATCGTGCGACTATCTACATTTACTTATGCCTCACGCATGCATTAGTTTACTAGTGGGTACCCAAGCAACATAGGCCATCTCAAATCCAACGATTCCACGCAAATGTACCTCACATTTACGCAGCCACATGGATACACCCAGATCTTTTTCACCTAGCAAAAGGCCATCTGCGAGGTCTGTTTTTAA
This window of the Channa argus isolate prfri chromosome 11, Channa argus male v1.0, whole genome shotgun sequence genome carries:
- the tbx1 gene encoding T-box transcription factor TBX1 isoform X2 encodes the protein MDDGGPLSPKANAFSIASLISAAEQAGNAAFEKQSTGLDKPDLQNHSSFKMHYSTVTREMEAFTTSSLSSLNTPGGYHLSPSPGDPYSQHESHFEPCPAAQHNYNYPGSNPGQAPPNDNGTPNCSSSSSNSTPNSKTIVKKNPKVANINVQLEMKALWDEFNQLGTEMIVTKAGRRMFPTFQVKIFGMDPMADYMLLMDFLPVDDKRYRYAFHSSSWLVAGKADPATPGRVHYHPDSPAKGAQWMKQIVSFDKLKLTNNLLDDNGHIILNSMHRYQPRFHVVYVDPRKDSEKYAEENYKTFVFEETRFTAVTAYQNHRITQLKIASNPFAKGFRDCDPEDWPRNHRPGSLPIMSAFARTRNPMSSPPQQNGSEKDDSRREYERDPNSTPIHADPAHQLMSRVLSPALPVPGGLHAVPLTSGRPSPPHDLRPEPHPLPPDTLHHHPYKYPTTYEHYLGAKTRPSPYPLPSIRGHTYHHHMNPATANMYSATSGPSNYDYGPR
- the tbx1 gene encoding T-box transcription factor TBX1 isoform X1; the encoded protein is MDDGGPLSPKANAFSIASLISAAEQAGNAAFEKQSTGLDKPDLQNHSSFKMHYSTVTREMEAISSPWLTQLSHFCDVAAFTTSSLSSLNTPGGYHLSPSPGDPYSQHESHFEPCPAAQHNYNYPGSNPGQAPPNDNGTPNCSSSSSNSTPNSKTIVKKNPKVANINVQLEMKALWDEFNQLGTEMIVTKAGRRMFPTFQVKIFGMDPMADYMLLMDFLPVDDKRYRYAFHSSSWLVAGKADPATPGRVHYHPDSPAKGAQWMKQIVSFDKLKLTNNLLDDNGHIILNSMHRYQPRFHVVYVDPRKDSEKYAEENYKTFVFEETRFTAVTAYQNHRITQLKIASNPFAKGFRDCDPEDWPRNHRPGSLPIMSAFARTRNPMSSPPQQNGSEKDDSRREYERDPNSTPIHADPAHQLMSRVLSPALPVPGGLHAVPLTSGRPSPPHDLRPEPHPLPPDTLHHHPYKYPTTYEHYLGAKTRPSPYPLPSIRGHTYHHHMNPATANMYSATSGPSNYDYGPR